A genomic region of Penaeus vannamei isolate JL-2024 chromosome 42, ASM4276789v1, whole genome shotgun sequence contains the following coding sequences:
- the Sac1 gene encoding phosphatidylinositol-3-phosphatase SAC1, which produces MSADVAEELVFHCTDDRFFVEPVNSKQLLVIDRVSHEITLEENSGQIPFSASRKNVYGLVGVIHLIAGPYLILITKRIKVGTLNKQTIWRLADTEIVPYARSLVSLTAEQKLYNDKYLSMLQQVLSTPYFYFSYTYDLTHTLQRLYYTAEDFLQMALHERADVRFVWNQHLLRDLCVQPEMSAFCLPLVHGFISIKPSSINGEWFTWAIISRRSVYRAGTRMWTRGIDQEGAVANYVETEQIIEFRDFRSSFVQTRGSIPLYWSQEPNLKYKPPPRIGNANHEEAFTRHFESQVLCYGKQVAVNLIDQKGVEGKLHEAFKHLIETSASQMVRDNVRYEYFDFHHECRKMRWDRLSILMDRLAPDLDSMGYFLFRDGVVLLEQEGVFRTNCIDCLDRTNVVQSMLARKQLQSVLTRMAILIEKQKIQDQFSFESMFKNVWADNADIISTEYSGTGALKTDFTRTGKRTHMGMMKDLWNSGVRYIKNNFFDGDRQDALDMFLGKYQVEANEGATRLCPLNKNRDTRLLLLPSAFFFSLLMVFACILLPSEYSSFTLLSLLFWFGMMVVAFLATLMQGRLLVNSPRLCLSNLNHLTTPPRIG; this is translated from the coding sequence ATGTCTGCTGATGTGGCAGAGGAGCTGGTTTTCCACTGTACGGATGACAGGTTCTTCGTAGAACCTGTTAACTCCAAGCAACTTTTGGTTATAGACAGAGTCAGCCATGAGATCACTCTAGAGGAGAATAGTGGACAGATTCCCTTCAGTGCTTCACGGAAGAATGTATATGGCTTAGTGGGGGTGATCCACCTGATAGCAGGCCCTTACCTAATCTTGATCACGAAAAGGATAAAAGTAGGAACCTTGAACAAGCAGACGATATGGCGTTTGGCAGACACAGAGATAGTCCCCTATGCCAGGTCGTTGGTGTCGTTAACAGCAGAACAGAAATTGTACAATGACAAATATCTATCCATGTTACAGCAAGTTCTTTCCACACCATACTTCTATTTCTCCTACACTTATGACTTGACCCATACTTTACAGCGACTATATTATACGGCTGAAGATTTCCTGCAGATGGCTTTGCATGAGAGAGCTGATGTAAGATTTGTGTGGAATCAGCATCTGTTGAGAGATCTTTGCGTACAACCAGAAATGAGTGCTTTTTGCCTCCCTCTTGTTCATGGTTTTATATCTATCAAGCCTAGTAGCATTAATGGTGAATGGTTTACCTGGGCTATAATATCACGCAGGAGTGTTTATAGAGCAGGTACTCGCATGTGGACAAGAGGTATAGACCAGGAAGGTGCTGTGGCCAATTATGTAGAAACGGAACAGATAATAGAGTTCCGAGATTTCAGATCATCCTTTGTCCAGACTCGAGGCTCCATCCCTCTTTACTGGTCCCAGGAGCCAAACTTGAAATACAAACCTCCTCCACGCATAGGAAATGCCAATCATGAAGAAGCATTTACTCGGCACTTTGAGTCTCAGGTCCTATGCTATGGGAAGCAAGTTGCTGTGAATCTGATTGATCAGAAGGGTGTGGAAGGGAAGCTGCATGAAGCCTTTAAACACCTCATAGAGACGAGTGCTAGCCAGATGGTTAGGGACAACGTCAGGTATGAATATTTTGATTTCCACCATGAGTGCCGCAAAATGCGCTGGGATAGGTTGAGTATACTGATGGATCGATTAGCACCAGACCTAGATTCAATGGGGTACTTTCTCTTTCGTGATGGTGTTGTGCTACTCGAACAGGAGGGAGTCTTCCGTACCAACTGCATTGACTGTCTAGACAGAACAAATGTTGTGCAGTCTATGCTAGCAAGAAAACAACTGCAGTCAGTGTTGACAAGGATGGCCATTCTCATTGAAAAGCAAAAAATTCAGGATCAATTTTCCTTTGAGAGCATGTTCAAAAATGTGTGGGCAGATAATGCAGATATAATAAGCACTGAATATTCGGGAACAGGAGCCTTAAAAACTGACTTCACCCGCACAGGGAAGCGCACCCACATGGGCATGATGAAAGACCTGTGGAATAGCGGCGTACGTTACATTAAGAACAACTTCTTTGATGGAGACCGCCAGGATGCCCTAGATATGTTCCTTGGCAAATACCAGGTAGAAGCTAATGAGGGAGCCACGCGACTCTGCCCCCTCAACAAGAACCGTGACACCCGATTGCTCCTCTTGCCCAgtgctttcttcttctccctcctgatGGTCTTTGCCTGCATCTTGCTGCCCTCCGAGTATTCCTCCTTCACactcctttcactcctcttctGGTTTGGTATGATGGTGGTGGCCTTCCTAGCCACACTTATGCAGGGTCGGCTACTCGTCAACTCCCCTCGGCTCTGCCTCTCGAACCTTAATCATCTCACAACCCCTCCTAGAATTGGTTGA